The Zygotorulaspora mrakii chromosome 3, complete sequence genome includes a region encoding these proteins:
- the DPM1 gene encoding dolichyl-phosphate beta-D-mannosyltransferase (similar to Saccharomyces cerevisiae DPM1 (YPR183W); ancestral locus Anc_7.540), giving the protein MSITNSVIVPAYHEKLNVKPLTTRLFAALGNEGSKCTELIFVDDNSQDGSVEEVEALKKQGYNVKIIVRTDERGLSSAVLKGFHEAQGEYLICMDADLQHPPESVPQLFDSLKTHAFVLGTRYAPGVGIDKDWPLYRRVISSTARMMARPLTTASDPMSGFFGLQKKYLLQAAPSDINSQGFKIALELLAKLPLPKTNTIGEIPFSFGVRTEGESKLSGKVIIQYLQQLKELYFFKYGANNLILFFVFWSILALYALYKLLALVC; this is encoded by the coding sequence ATGTCTATCACCAACTCTGTTATTGTGCCTGCTTACCATGAGAAGCTGAACGTCAAACCTTTGACCACCCGACTGTTCGCTGCTTTGGGCAACGAGGGTTCGAAATGTACTGAACTAATCTTCGTCGACGACAATTCTCAAGACGGTTCTGTCGAAGAAGTTGAGgctttgaagaaacaaGGCTACAATGTCAAGATCATCGTCAGAACAGATGAGCGTGGTCTGTCCTCTGCTGTCTTGAAGGGATTTCACGAGGCGCAAGGTGAATACTTGATTTGCATGGATGCCGATTTACAGCACCCTCCAGAGAGTGTTCCACAGCTGTTCgactctttgaaaacacATGCATTTGTGCTAGGTACCAGATATGCCCCTGGAGTTGGAATTGACAAGGACTGGCCATTGTATCGTAGAGTTATATCGTCCACTGCAAGAATGATGGCAAGACCTTTGACTACCGCATCCGATCCGATGAGTGGCTTCTTTGGtctgcaaaagaaataccTGCTTCAAGCCGCCCCCAGTGATATCAATTCGCAGGGTTTCAAGATCGCTTTGGAGCTGTTGGCGAAGTTGCCATTGCCAAAAACAAATACCATTGGGGAAATTCCATTTTCCTTTGGCGTAAGAACAGAGGGAGAGTCAAAGCTATCCGGAAAAGTCATCATTCAATAccttcaacaattgaaagagcTTTACTTTTTCAAGTACGGTGCCAACAATTTGATCCTCTTTTTTGTCTTCTGGTCAATTCTGGCTCTCTATGCACTCTACAAGCTGCTTGCCCTTGTTTGTTGA
- the AOS1 gene encoding E1 ubiquitin-activating protein AOS1 (similar to Saccharomyces cerevisiae AOS1 (YPR180W); ancestral locus Anc_7.536), translating to MITGDVDSSLSADEIALYDRQIRLWGMAAQARMRLARVLLINLSSIGTEICKNIVLSGLGSLCILDSHAVTEEDLGSQFYLSKQDVGLKRLDAAKNRILDLNPRVNVTFDVQDFSSKPLAYFKDFDLVIGTQLTKNEMVRLNEITRHFNLPIYLTGSNGLFGYIFVDLIEFHAEEQKIKSAKATAVGRISDSVEVTEVVEKKDEEKPNKVYEIVKTKHTYKPFVEVLSKPTLKNKLSRRQSKRLSPSVPLTLALFSLDEMQDELTPQILKNKALEICERLEVPTTILSNEYVEQFVVQRNVEFTPISAILGGAVAQDVINILGKRQTPLKSTTILDGITLDMPMFEF from the coding sequence ATGATTACAGGAGATGTTGATAGTTCACTTTCCGCAGACGAAATCGCTCTTTATGACAGACAAATCAGGCTTTGGGGTATGGCTGCTCAGGCACGTATGCGGTTGGCGAGAGTACTTTTGATCAATCTAAGTTCCATTGGCACagaaatttgcaaaaatattgTATTGAGTGGTCTGGGGTCTCTGTGCATTTTAGACTCGCATGCTGTCACAGAGGAGGACTTGGGCTCTCAATTTTACCTCAGCAAGCAAGATGTAGGATTGAAAAGATTGGACGCCGCTAAAAATAGGATTCTTGACCTAAATCCCAGAGTTAACGTAACTTTCGATGTGCAAGATTTTTCTAGTAAACCGTTAGCGTATTTCAAAGACTTTGATCTGGTGATCGGTACTCAATTAACGAAGAATGAAATGGTGAGGCTCAACGAGATTACTAGACATTTCAATCTCCCAATATACTTGACAGGTTCCAATGGTCTATTCGGTTATATATTTGTGGATCTGATAGAGTTTCATGCTGAAGAGCAGAAAATTAAAAGCGCAAAAGCAACAGCTGTTGGTAGGATCTCAGACAGTGTAGAGGTCACAGAAGTGGTTGAGAAGAAAGACGAAGAGAAACCAAATAAGGTCTATGAAATTGTGAAGACAAAACACACTTATAAGCCTTTTGTAGAAGTATTAAGCAAGCCAACACTAAAGAACAAACTGAGCCGAAGACAGTCGAAAAGACTGTCTCCATCTGTTCCTCTGACGTTGGCACTCTTTTCGCTAGATGAAATGCAAGATGAGCTTACTCCCCAGATTCTAAAAAACAAAGCTTTAGAGATATGCGAACGATTGGAAGTACCAACAACAATATTAAGCAATGAATATGTTGAGCAGTTTGTTGTGCAAAGAAATGTTGAATTTACCCCGATCTCCGCTATCCTTGGAGGTGCGGTTGCACAGGATGTTATTAATATTTTGGGAAAAAGGCAGACGCCATTAAAAAGTACAACTATACTCGATGGTATCACTTTAGATATGCCTATGTTCGAATTTTGA
- the SEC23 gene encoding GTPase-activating protein SEC23 (similar to Saccharomyces cerevisiae SEC23 (YPR181C); ancestral locus Anc_7.537) — MDFETNEDINGVRFSWNVFPSTRTDANKNVVPVGCLYTPLKEYDELNVAPYNPVVCSNPQCKGILNPYCAIDLRNNSWTCPFCGSRNHLPPQYASMTQENMPAELQSTTVEYITNRAVQIPPIFFFVVDITSEQENLDALKESIITSLSLLPPNAMVGLITYGNVVQLHDLSSQMIDRCNVFRGDREYQLEQLVEMLTGQRPTNTMSAVQNAKITPFSLNRFFLPLEQVEFKLNQLLENLAPDQWTVPAGHRPLRATGSALNIASLILQGCYKNVAARIILFASGPCTVSPGLIVSNELKDPLRSHHDIDSDRASHYKKACKYYNQLAERVATNGHTVDIFTGCYDQIGMSEMKQLTDSTGGVLLLTDAFSTAIFKQSYVRLFSKDEEGYLKMAFNGNLSVKTSKDLKVQGLIGHCSAVKKPDGNNISDSEIGIGSTSTWKMSSLSPNHTYAIFFEIANTAASTPAVADKPRLAYTQFITTYQHSSGTNRVRVTTMANQLLPFGAPAIAASFDQEAAAVLMARIAVDKAESDDGADVIRWIDRTLIKLCQKYADYNRDDSSSFRLAPNFSLYPQFTYYLRRSQFLSVFNNSPDETAFYRHIFTREDTTNSLIMIQPTLTSFSMEDEPQPVLLDSVSVKPNTILLLDTFFFILIYHGQQIAQWRKAGYQDDPQYADFKSLLEEPKLEAAELLVDRFPLPRFIDTEEGGSQARFLLSKLNPSDSYQDATHGGSTIVLTDDVSLQNFMTHLQQVAVSGQT; from the coding sequence ATGGATTTTGAGACCAACGAGGATATCAACGGTGTTAGGTTTTCCTGGAATGTCTTTCCTTCGACCAGAACGGATGCTAACAAGAATGTTGTGCCTGTGGGTTGTTTATATACGCCATTGAAGGAATATGACGAGTTGAATGTTGCACCATACAACCCTGTCGTATGTTCTAACCCACAATGTAAAGGCATTTTGAATCCATACTGTGCGATTGATTTGCGGAACAATTCATGGACTTGCCCATTCTGTGGTTCTAGAAATCATTTACCACCGCAGTATGCCAGTATGACGCAGGAAAACATGCCTGCGGAGTTGCAGAGCACAACTGTAGAGTATATCACGAATAGAGCTGTTCAGATTCCTccaatatttttctttgttgttGATATCACGTCAGAGCAAGAGAATTTGGATGCTCTGAAAGAATCCATTATTACATCTCTTTCACTTCTACCACCAAATGCAATGGTTGGTTTGATTACGTACGGGAATGTTGTCCAACTGCACGATCTCTCGAGCCAAATGATTGATAGATGCAACGTTTTCAGAGGCGATAGAGAATATCAGTTGGAGCAATTAGTGGAAATGTTGACCGGTCAAAGACCAACAAATACAATGAGCGCTGTACAAAACGCGAAGATTACCCCATTTTCTCTCAATAggttttttttgcctttgGAACAAGTTGAATTTAAGTTGAATCAGTTGTTAGAAAATCTAGCTCCTGATCAATGGACCGTTCCAGCAGGTCACAGACCTCTGAGAGCCACTGGCTCTGCTTTGAACATTGCTTCGTTGATTTTACAAGGCTGCTATAAAAACGTTGCAGCAAGAATTATCTTGTTTGCTTCTGGACCATGTACTGTTTCACCTGGTCTAATCGTGTCAAATGAATTAAAGGATCCATTGAGATCACATCACGATATCGATTCGGATCGTGCTAGTCATTACAAAAAGGCCTGTAAATATTACAATCAGTTAGCTGAAAGAGTAGCAACAAATGGACATACTGTCGATATATTCACTGGTTGTTATGATCAAATTGGTATGTCGGAGATGAAACAATTAACTGACAGTACTGGTGGTGTCCTATTACTGACGGAtgctttttcaactgcTATCTTCAAACAATCATACGTTAGATTGTTCTCTAAGGATGAAGAGGgctatttgaaaatggcTTTCAACGGTAATCTATCTGTAAAGACAAGTAAAGATTTAAAAGTTCAAGGTTTAATTGGCCATTGTTCTGCTGTGAAGAAACCAGATGGTAACAATATCAGTGACTCCGAAATTGGAATAGGTAGTACTTCAACTTGGAAAATGTCTTCCTTATCTCCAAATCACACATatgcaattttttttgaaattgcaaataCAGCTGCTTCAACACCAGCCGTAGCTGATAAACCTCGTTTGGCTTATACACAGTTTATTACTACTTATCAACACTCTTCTGGTACTAACCGTGTCAGGGTTACCACGATGGCGAATCAATTATTACCATTTGGTGCGCCAGCAATTGCGGCCTCTTTTGACCAAGAAGCCGCAGCCGTCTTGATGGCAAGAATAGCTGTCGATAAGGCTGAGTCCGACGATGGAGCGGACGTTATCAGATGGATTGATAGGACTTTGATTAAATTATGTCAAAAATACGCTGACTACAATAGAGACGATTCCTCCTCTTTCAGATTGGCTCCAAATTTCTCGTTATACCCACAGTTCACCTACTATTTGAGAAGATCACAGTTTTTGAGCgttttcaacaattcaCCAGATGAAACTGCATTCTACAGACATATTTTCACAAGAGAAGATACAACTAACTCATTGATTATGATTCAACCAACACTAACATCATTCTCGATGGAAGACGAGCCACAACCAGTATTATTGGATTCCGTTTCTGTCAAACCTAATACGATTTTGTTGTTAGAtacatttttctttattttgatatatcATGGTCAGCAAATTGCCCAATGGAGAAAAGCAGGGTACCAAGATGATCCACAATATGCTGATTTCAAATCCCTCTTGGAAGAGCCTAAATTGGAAGCTGCCGAATTATTGGTAGATAGATTTCCATTACCTAGGTTCATTGATACCGAAGAGGGTGGATCTCAAGCAAGATTTTTACTGTCCAAATTAAACCCGTCTGACAGTTATCAAGATGCTACGCATGGTGGATCAACAATTGTCCTTACAGATGATGTTTCGTTACAAAACTTCATGACACATCTACAGCAGGTTGCAGTTAGTGGTCAAACATAA
- the SMX3 gene encoding mRNA splicing protein SMX3 (similar to Saccharomyces cerevisiae SMX3 (YPR182W); ancestral locus Anc_7.539), giving the protein MSDFTPINPKPFLRDLIDKSILVTLKFNKTQYKGTLVSADNYFNLQLREAEEIVDNKSRGLIGEIFIRCNNVLWIGEDLKKTETTSEQALKSEKLETSEPSKTSETSNTAETDKASVSSNT; this is encoded by the exons ATGTCTGAT TTCACCCCCATAAATCCAAAACCGTTTCTTCGGGATCTAATAGATAAGTCGATTTTGGTGACACTTAAATTTAACAAGACACAGTATAAAGGTACCTTGGTATCCGCAGACAACTATTTCAATTTACAGCTGAGAGAGGCAGAGGAGATAGTGGACAACAAGTCCAGAGGGCTTATAGGAGAGATATTCATAAGATGCAACAACGTGCTTTGGATAGGCGAGGATCTCAAGAAGACCGAGACAACATCTGAACAAGCACTaaaaagtgaaaaactGGAAACTTCAGAACCATCGAAAACATCTGAAACGTCTAATACAGCTGAAACTGACAAAGCAAGTGTAAGTAGCAATACATAG
- the GAB1 gene encoding GPI-anchor transamidase subunit GAB1 (similar to Saccharomyces cerevisiae GAB1 (YLR459W); ancestral locus Anc_7.538) translates to MRMDATKSIVACFVTRLVLSALFPSLQAQLDKSVEFSTPMTSFRSLCEGVYMLKNGFPLYGGGVVHQSPLLILLMSFVDSEHLLAILYAAMDTVVAYHILALTRYFTQSLQIPLWLPSLLYALNPLVLLSCISRSSVIFTNVCVSSALLCAVQGNVVGSAVAIAGAGYLSAYPILLLIPLCGMGQNRQQKARLIAVTAATLAVLVALSYWATGSSWEFLASTYGSLIRYEKLFPNLGLWWYFFIEMFEMFLPFFKAVFNIFVVSFIAPITIRFNKQPFYAFILCLAWITITKPYPTLGDSGFFLSFIPFFQPLLGYLRYPIISCLLMLHAIFLSPIFYHLWVDLGSGNSNFFYAISLVYALALASIIVDLTWAMLRIEYDEGKPNFNLKLTQI, encoded by the coding sequence ATGCGCATGGATGCTACAAAAAGTATAGTGGCGTGTTTTGTAACGCGACTGGTATTATCCGCGCTGTTTCCTTCCCTGCAAGCGCAACTGGATAAGTCCGTTGAGTTTTCAACGCCAATGACCTCCTTCAGATCCCTTTGTGAGGGTGTCTACATGTTAAAGAACGGATTCCCACTCTATGGCGGCGGGGTGGTGCACCAGTCTCCGCTGCTGATACTCCTGATGTCTTTTGTGGATAGTGAACATCTACTGGCAATACTGTACGCTGCGATGGACACTGTTGTAGCGTACCATATTTTGGCACTGACTAGGTACTTCACGCAAAGTCTACAGATACCTTTGTGGCTACCGAGTCTGCTGTATGCTTTGAACCCGCTCGTATTGCTCTCTTGTATCAGCAGGTCCAGCGTCATATTCACGAACGTTTGTGTGTCAAGTGCGTTACTCTGCGCGGTGCAAGGCAATGTGGTGGGATCAGCGGTAGCCATAGCGGGTGCAGGATACCTATCTGCGTATCCGATTCTGCTCCTGATTCCCCTGTGTGGAATGGGGCAGAATAGACAACAGAAGGCAAGATTAATTGCTGTGACAGCGGCGACGTTGGCTGTGCTAGTAGCCCTGAGTTACTGGGCTACGGGCAGCTCATGGGAGTTTTTAGCATCAACGTATGGCTCACTGATCCGCTACGAAAAATTGTTCCCCAATTTGGGGCTGTGGtggtattttttcattgaaatgTTCGAAATGTTCTTGCCATTCTTCAAAGCagttttcaatattttcgTGGTTTCTTTCATTGCTCCAATTACCATCCGTTTCAATAAGCAGCCATTTTACGCTTTCATTCTCTGCCTTGCTTGGATAACAATCACAAAACCATACCCTACGTTGGGCGACTCCGGTTTTTTCCTCAGTTTCataccattttttcaaccaCTATTAGGCTATTTGAGATACCCAATCATATCGTGCTTATTGATGCTGCATGCCATTTTCCTCTCTCCGATTTTCTATCATCTGTGGGTTGACTTAGGTTCAGGTAACAGTAATTTTTTCTATGCCATATCACTAGTTTATGCATTGGCACTGGCATCCATAATCGTCGATCTTACATGGGCAATGCTCAGAATAGAATACGATGAAGGCAAGCCAAATTTTAATCTCAAGCTAACTCAAATATGA
- the GDB1 gene encoding bifunctional 4-alpha-glucanotransferase/amylo-alpha-1,6-glucosidase (similar to Saccharomyces cerevisiae GDB1 (YPR184W); ancestral locus Anc_7.541), whose protein sequence is MAVDRTLLLRLRDNGEPLASCSYGQGVLTLPSLPLPEGSVEGTPLFTVRLTIGAGSPISRDGLVWTNCTPDYKTEFDRNKFYKKVIQSSFHRDCDIDLDVYRPGSFCFYLSFRNSKDQLETTRKFYFIVPPILHINGKLLQLNAIAAQSVVSKWMGEDWDKVFARIAAKGYNMIHFTPLQQRGESDSPYSIYDQLQFDTNVFKDNQDVPVMMQNLREKYNMLCLTDIVFNHTANNSDWLRDHPDAGYNHVTAPHLISAIELDAALLKFSSSLKKLGYPVDLKSTNDLFKIMDGIKIHVLGSGKFWEFYVVDVESTLQLIAKMWNSKISSCGDEVKLPQGIASDDFVGLARFVRDNVSKSPFGVLGERNANKIDVCKFITLLKSLYGDEISTDILENARKIVDEVNSPLYEEYDDDVSEILEQLFNRIQYLRLDENGPKQGPINDRFPLIEPYFTRFQANDGQNYALANNGWIWNGNPLVDFASEKSRAYLRREVIVWGDCVKLRYGRGPSDSPYLWERMSKYIEMNAKIFNGFRIDNCHSTPLHVGEYFLDLARKTNPNLYVVAELFSGSEEMDCLFVERLGISSLIREAMQAWSEGELSRLIHKHGGRPIGSYKYVPLDDFPYKSDIELTEEYCNWDPSSRSMKCVSEIKIPKILAAAPPHALLMDCTHDNETPYQKRTVEDTLPNAALVAFCSTAIGSVYGYDEIYPHLLNLVQEKRHYDLEQNNGIGKVKAILNKIRLDTSNVSTDIEDGEKHVHHEDQYITFHRTNAKTGSGWYLIARTKFNENLPEQHLPNIQLSQTSCQFKHAFSLKKVGDVPTSDEKLQGIPVELVELDGFKVEYEEDSSTATISIPEYFPPGSIAIFQTQHKGIDENLDHFIRYGAVKATSELTLESVNSVLYRSEPEEFDITQGRNGSYDIPGYGKLVYCGLQGWVSVLRNVIFTNDLSHPISENLRNGFWAFDYVINRLDFYREDTGVSHIQEWLRARLNRVRELPFYLAPSYFALIIGILYGCCRLKAMQLMPVNIGKSTLFVQGLSLTSVQMVSKMRSTSILPGENVPAMAAGLPHFSINYMRCWGRDVFISLRGLLLTTGRYEDAKAHILAFAKTLKHGLIPNLLDAGRNPRYNARDAAWFFLQAIQDYIDIVPNGEEILKEKVNRRFPLDDTYIPVDDPSAFSYSSSLEEVIYEIFSRHAKGIKYREANAGANLDRVMKDNGFNVAIHVDWSTGLIHGGSQDNCGTWMDKMGESEKAGSVGVPGTPRDGADVEINGLLKSALRFVIGLNKSGKFKFTDVGKNDGSRISFIEWDKLLGENFEKKFYIPEDESDDCNFDIDKTIVNRRGIYKDVYKTGKPYEDYQLRPNFLIAMTVAPELFTPKYAIKAIDIADRVIRGPIGMRTLDPSDYNYRPYYNNGEDSSDFATSKGRNYHQGPEWVWLYGYFLRAFQKFHFMTNPRAQNNSKTKPSSYLYQELYSRMVKQSEWLLDSPWAGITELTNKDGSFCNDSSPTQAWSTGCLLDLFYDLWSAYEENDDDSA, encoded by the coding sequence ATGGCTGTCGATAGGACATTGTTGTTGCGGCTGCGCGACAATGGTGAGCCACTTGCATCGTGTTCTTACGGTCAGGGAGTGTTGACTCTGCCATCATTACCTCTGCCAGAGGGCAGTGTGGAGGGCACACCTTTGTTTACGGTTAGATTGACAATTGGTGCTGGCTCGCCAATATCTAGGGATGGACTGGTTTGGACAAACTGCACACCGGACTACAAAACGGAGTTTGATAGGAACAAATTTTACAAGAAAGTGATACAATCTTCTTTCCACAGGGATTGTGATATAGATTTGGACGTTTATAGGCCAGGGTCCTTCTGCTTCTACCTATCGTTTAGAAATTCCAAGGACCAGTTGGAAACTacaagaaaattttattttattgtCCCCCCAATTCTGCATATCAATGGCaaacttcttcaattgaatgCAATTGCAGCACAAAGTGTTGTTTCTAAATGGATGGGTGAAGATTGGGATAAAGTCTTTGCTAGAATTGCTGCAAAAGGGTACAATATGATTCATTTTACGCCTTTACAGCAGAGAGGTGAATCGGATTCACCTTATTCCATTTACGATCAGTTACAATTTGATACCAATGTTTTTAAGGATAATCAAGATGTTCCTGTGATGATGCAAAATCTGAGGGAAAAGTACAATATGCTTTGTTTGACAGATATTGTATTCAATCATACGGCCAATAACTCAGATTGGCTAAGAGATCATCCAGATGCAGGTTACAACCATGTAACAGCACCTCATTTAATCTCAGCTATTGAGTTGGATGCTGCACTACTGAAATTTAGTTctagtttgaaaaaattaggCTATCCTGTCGATTTGAAGTCAACAAATGATTTATTTAAAATAATGGATGGAATTAAAATTCATGTGTTGGGGAGCGGAAAGTTTTGGGAATTTTatgttgttgatgttgaatCGACTCTACAACTTATCGCAAAGATGTGGAATTCCAAGATTTCTTCGTGTGGTGATGAAGTTAAATTACCGCAAGGTATAGCTTCTGACGATTTTGTTGGACTTGCGCGATTTGTTCGTGATAACGTTAGTAAATCACCGTTCGGAGTATTGGGTGAACGTAATGCGAATAAGATTGATGTTTGCAAATTTATTACTCTACTAAAATCACTCTATGGCGATGAAATCAGCACTGATATTTTGGAAAACGCTCGTAAAATTGTAGATGAAGTTAACTCACCATTATATGAGGAATACGATGATGACGTAAGTGAAATTTTGGAGCAGCTGTTCAATCGTATTCAGTATTTGAgacttgatgaaaatgggCCAAAACAAGGACCTATAAATGACAGATTTCCATTAATTGAGCCGTATTTTACTCGTTTCCAAGCAAATGATGGACAGAATTATGCACTTGCGAATAATGGTTGGATTTGGAACGGAAATCCGTTAGTAGATTTTGCATCAGAAAAGTCAAGAGCCTACCTCCGCAGAGAAGTTATTGTGTGGGGTGATTGCGTCAAGTTAAGATATGGTAGAGGTCCAAGCGATTCTCCATATTTGTGGGAAAGAATGTCAAAGTATATTGAAATGAAtgccaaaatttttaatgGTTTCAGAATAGATAACTGTCACTCTACTCCATTACATGTGGGTGAGTATTTCTTGGATTTGGCACGGAAAACTAATCCTAATCTCTACGTAGTTGCTGAATTATTCTCCGGTTCAGAAGAAATGGATTGTTTGTTTGTTGAGAGACTTGGGatctcttctttgataagaGAGGCAATGCAAGCTTGGTCGGAGGGTGAATTGTCTCGTTTAATTCACAAGCATGGGGGCCGACCAATTGGCTCTTACAAGTATGTTCCATTGGATGATTTCCCTTACAAATCAGATATTGAACTTACCGAGGAATATTGCAATTGGGATCCCAGTAGTCGTTCGATGAAGTGTGTCTCTGAAAttaaaattccaaaaattttagcaGCAGCTCCTCCTCATGCATTACTTATGGATTGCACACACGATAATGAAACACCTTATCAGAAAAGAACTGTCGAAGATACATTGCCCAATGCTGCTCTGGTTGCTTTTTGCTCAACGGCAATTGGGTCAGTTTATGGTTACGATGAAATTTACCCCCATCTGCTCAATCTCgttcaagaaaaaagacaTTATGACCTTGAGCAGAACAATGGAATCGGGAAAGTCAAAGCCATCTTAAACAAGATTAGGCTCGACACTAGCAATGTCAGTACAGATATTGAAGACGGAGAAAAGCACGTTCATCATGAAGATCAATATATAACGTTTCATCGTACTAATGCTAAAACTGGAAGTGGATGGTATCTCATCGCTAGAACcaaattcaatgaaaatttgCCTGAGCAGCATTTGCCTAATATTCAGCTTTCTCAAACATCTTGTCAATTCAAACATGCTTTTTCGCTTAAAAAAGTCGGCGATGTACCGACGAGCGACGAGAAACTTCAGGGTATACCTGTGGAACTTGTGGAATTGGATGGGTTCAAGGTTGAGTACGAGGAAGACTCTAGTACTGCTACAATCTCAATTCCCGAATATTTTCCACCGGGGTCGATAGCTATTTTCCAAACGCAACATAAAGGTATTGATGAGAATTTGGATCATTTCATCAGGTATGGGGCGGTAAAGGCAACATCTGAACTAACTCTGGAATCCGTCAACTCCGTGCTCTATCGTTCGGAGCCAGAAGAATTTGACATTACTCAAGGTCGTAATGGATCATACGATATACCGGGCTACGGCAAATTAGTGTATTGCGGTCTGCAAGGTTGGGTTTCTGTCTTGAGAAATGTCATTTTTACTAACGACTTGTCCCACCCTATTAGTGAAAACTTGCGAAACGGGTTTTGGGCCTTCGATTATGTTATCAATAGATTGGATTTTTATAGAGAAGATACTGGTGTTTCTCACATTCAGGAGTGGTTACGGGCAAGACTGAATAGGGTAAGAGAACTTCCTTTTTATTTGGCTCCAAGCTACTTTGCACTGATCATAGGTATTTTGTATGGTTGTTGCCGCTTGAAAGCAATGCAACTCATGCCTGTTAATATTGGTAAATCTACCCTTTTCGTGCAAGGTCTGTCTCTGACCTCAGTTCAAATGGTCTCGAAGATGAGGTCAACTTCAATATTGCCCGGTGAAAATGTGCCAGCAATGGCTGCAGGTCTCCCTCATTTCAGCATCAATTATATGAGATGTTGGGGAAGAGatgtttttatttcactGAGGGGACTGTTATTAACCACAGGAAGGTATGAAGATGCCAAGGCCCACATTTTGGCTTTTGCAAAGACTTTAAAACATGGTCTAATTCCTAATTTACTTGACGCTGGTAGAAACCCCAGGTATAATGCTCGTGATGCAGCCTGGTTTTTCTTACAAGCTATTCAAGATTACATTGATATTGTACCCAATGGCGAAGagatattgaaagagaaggTCAATAGAAGATTCCCACTTGATGATACGTATATTCCAGTTGACGATCCTTCAGCTTTCAGCTACAGTAGTAGCCTGGAAGAGGTGATATATGAAATATTCAGCAGACATGCCAAGGGAATAAAGTACAGAGAGGCAAATGCGGGGGCCAATCTCGATAGGGTCATGAAAGACAATGGTTTCAACGTTGCTATCCACGTTGATTGGTCAACTGGACTTATTCATGGTGGCTCTCAGGATAATTGCGGGACATGGATGGATAAAATGGGTGAAAGTGAGAAGGCTGGCTCGGTCGGTGTACCGGGAACTCCGAGGGATGGTGCTGACGTTGAAATCAATGGACTGCTGAAAAGTGCATTAAGGTTCGTCATTGGGCTAAATAAGTCGGGAAAGTTCAAATTTACTGAtgttggaaaaaatgacgGCTCCAGAATAAGTTTCATTGAGTGGGACAAATTGCTGGGGGAAAATTTCGAGAAAAAGTTTTATATACCGGAGGATGAATCTGACGACTGTAACTTTGACATTGATAAGACTATTGTCAATAGAAGAGGTATTTATAAAGATGTGTACAAAACCGGGAAACCGTATGAGGATTATCAGTTGAGAccaaatttcttgattgcAATGACTGTTGCTCCTGAATTGTTTACACCCAAATATGCCATTAAAGCGATCGATATAGCGGATAGGGTGATAAGAGGACCGATAGGCATGCGAACATTGGATCCTAGCGATTACAACTACAGACCGTATTACAACAACGGTGAAGACTCTTCAGATTTCGCCACTTCGAAGGGCAGAAACTATCATCAAGGACCTGAATGGGTCTGGTTGTATGGTTATTTCCTAAGGgctttccaaaaattccattTCATGACCAATCCTCGGGCTCAAAACAACTCAAAGACCAAGCCATCATCCTACCTGTATCAGGAACTGTATTCCCGGATGGTTAAACAATCAGAATGGCTTCTGGACAGTCCATGGGCCGGCATCACAGAATTGACAAATAAAGATGGATCTTTTTGTAATGACTCAAGTCCGACACAAGCTTGGAGTACAGGGTGCTTGCTGGACCTATTCTACGACCTCTGGAGCGCATATGAGGAGAATGACGACGATTCTGCTTAG